In the genome of Phycisphaeraceae bacterium, one region contains:
- a CDS encoding insulinase family protein, giving the protein MRVPSVIMPVVSASIVAAASAVSSAQSVKVEEFTLDNGMRFLLVPREDQPNNIAAGWMARVGSVHERPGITGISHFFEHMMFKGTRTIGTRDAAKDAEFMRKAEDARLKLREMTLRGQYDRWRRGEIDDPWDARNDTPEMAALREELRGLIEAHRDIIVKDEFDQVYTEMGASAMNAFTANDLTFYFITVPSNKFELWAWMESDRLVDSVFREFYSERDVVHEERRLRTESTPTGIFDEQFESMFWLSSPYNWPVIGWPSDLNSYTYEQAQEYYATYYAPNNLVGVIVGDFDPAEVKPTIERYFGRLKKGPKPPPVVTMEMPSRAEMRMFAECDCQPQVRVWHKTPPFAHEDAYALNVLAAILNGRTGRLYKRMVEEEQIASSASAQLDARRYASAFAFEAETRGDATPEQLLASWEAIVEDLRENPVSERELQKVRNQIVANQYRALQSNFFLMVQLGYYEALDSWQYLNESPSRLQQVTPEDIRRVVEKYFTRENRAIAFYTRKAGSAPEDPALMALDPQMRGMVKQQIAQLEGIEDLAMLERVYASVQSQAAQAPEQFRPAVEYIQSWLKARIESMK; this is encoded by the coding sequence ATGCGTGTTCCCAGCGTGATTATGCCTGTGGTTTCGGCGTCGATCGTGGCGGCGGCGTCGGCGGTTTCGTCGGCGCAGTCGGTGAAGGTCGAGGAGTTCACCCTGGACAACGGGATGCGGTTCCTGCTTGTTCCCCGGGAGGACCAGCCGAACAACATCGCGGCGGGGTGGATGGCGCGGGTGGGGTCGGTGCACGAGCGCCCGGGGATCACGGGGATCAGCCACTTCTTCGAGCACATGATGTTCAAGGGGACGCGCACGATCGGCACGCGCGACGCGGCGAAGGACGCGGAGTTCATGCGCAAGGCGGAGGACGCGCGTCTGAAGCTGCGCGAGATGACGCTGCGCGGGCAGTACGACCGGTGGCGGCGCGGCGAGATCGACGACCCGTGGGACGCGCGGAACGACACGCCCGAGATGGCGGCGCTGCGCGAGGAGCTGCGAGGGCTGATCGAGGCGCACCGCGACATCATCGTGAAGGACGAGTTCGACCAGGTCTACACGGAGATGGGCGCCTCGGCGATGAACGCGTTCACGGCGAACGACCTGACCTTCTACTTCATCACGGTGCCGAGCAACAAGTTCGAGTTGTGGGCGTGGATGGAGAGCGACCGGCTGGTGGACTCGGTGTTCCGCGAGTTCTATTCGGAGCGCGACGTGGTGCACGAGGAGCGCCGGCTGCGCACGGAGAGCACGCCGACGGGGATCTTCGACGAGCAGTTCGAGTCGATGTTCTGGCTGAGCAGCCCGTACAACTGGCCGGTGATCGGGTGGCCGAGCGACCTGAACTCGTACACGTACGAGCAGGCGCAGGAGTATTACGCCACCTATTACGCGCCGAACAATCTGGTGGGCGTGATCGTGGGCGACTTCGACCCGGCGGAGGTGAAGCCGACGATAGAACGGTACTTCGGGCGTCTGAAGAAGGGGCCGAAGCCGCCGCCGGTGGTGACGATGGAGATGCCCAGCCGCGCGGAGATGCGGATGTTCGCCGAGTGCGACTGCCAGCCCCAGGTGCGTGTGTGGCACAAGACGCCGCCTTTCGCGCACGAGGACGCGTACGCGCTGAACGTGCTGGCGGCGATCCTGAACGGCCGGACGGGGCGCCTGTACAAGCGGATGGTGGAAGAGGAGCAGATCGCGAGCAGCGCGTCGGCGCAGCTGGATGCGCGTCGGTACGCGAGCGCGTTCGCGTTCGAGGCCGAGACGCGCGGGGACGCGACGCCCGAGCAGCTGCTGGCGTCGTGGGAGGCGATCGTCGAGGACCTGCGCGAGAACCCGGTGAGCGAGCGCGAGCTGCAGAAGGTGCGGAACCAGATCGTCGCGAACCAGTACCGCGCGCTGCAGAGCAACTTCTTCCTGATGGTGCAGCTTGGGTACTACGAGGCGCTGGACTCGTGGCAGTACCTCAACGAGTCGCCCTCGCGCCTGCAGCAGGTGACGCCGGAGGACATCCGGCGCGTGGTGGAGAAGTACTTCACGAGGGAGAACCGGGCGATCGCGTTCTATACGCGCAAGGCGGGGAGCGCGCCGGAGGACCCGGCGCTGATGGCGCTCGATCCGCAGATGCGCGGGATGGTCAAGCAGCAGATCGCGCAGCTCGAAGGGATTGAAGACCTGGCGATGCTGGAGCGGGTCTACGCGTCGGTGCAGAGCCAGGCGGCGCAGGCGCCCGAGCAGTTCCGGCCGGCGGTGGAGTACATCCAGTCGTGGCTGAAGGCGCGGATCGAATCGATGAAGTAA
- a CDS encoding insulinase family protein: MRRFTMMAAAVVGLAAASSTLVAQQGAGRSGRGASAPSIPARPSDLQFKAMEFTPPDREDYRRVLSNGVVVYMAPSNELPLVTITFSFQGGAYLVPAGKEGLAQMTASMMRRGGTASVTAEEMDEQFDFLAANAFVFSGGTTSGATLNSLSSNLDESFALFMDMLVSPGFDAAKTEIYRGEVLESLKQRNDDAASISGREWARLMYGEDHFDARQPTRQSVESLTTEDMRAFHARVFTSANLIIGVSGDFEESAMTQRLEKALGAMRRGSPNPEPTAPAPAVAPGVFFVEKDIPQGRVLIGQRGIHRDHPDAIAMSVLNDVLGGGGFTSRLTKRIRSDEGLAYSAGSSLVTPVHYPGEWRAGFQSKNQTVAFASKIVFDEMERIRNERVSEEELNTSKNQFIETFPRRFESRQAIVNTFIDDERTGRPRDYWATYRDKVRAVTADELLRVAQRHLDPTKVAVLVVGKWDEIKAGDLEGRATMNEFFDGRTTQIPLRDPETLR, translated from the coding sequence ATGAGACGGTTCACGATGATGGCGGCGGCGGTGGTTGGTTTGGCAGCGGCGTCTTCGACGCTGGTGGCGCAGCAGGGCGCGGGGCGGTCGGGTCGGGGCGCGTCGGCGCCGTCGATCCCGGCGCGTCCGTCGGATCTTCAGTTCAAGGCGATGGAGTTCACGCCCCCGGACCGGGAGGACTATCGCCGGGTGCTGAGCAACGGGGTGGTGGTGTACATGGCGCCCAGCAACGAGCTGCCGCTGGTGACGATCACCTTCTCGTTCCAGGGCGGGGCGTACCTCGTGCCGGCGGGCAAGGAGGGGCTGGCGCAGATGACGGCGTCGATGATGCGTCGGGGCGGGACGGCGAGCGTGACGGCGGAGGAGATGGACGAGCAGTTCGACTTCCTGGCGGCGAACGCGTTCGTGTTCAGCGGTGGGACGACGAGCGGGGCGACGCTCAACTCGCTGTCGAGCAACCTGGACGAGAGCTTCGCGCTGTTCATGGACATGCTCGTCTCGCCGGGGTTCGACGCGGCGAAGACGGAGATCTATCGGGGCGAGGTGCTCGAGTCGCTGAAGCAGCGCAACGACGACGCGGCGTCGATCAGCGGTCGCGAGTGGGCCCGGCTGATGTACGGCGAGGACCACTTCGACGCGCGCCAGCCGACGAGGCAGTCGGTGGAGTCGCTGACGACCGAGGACATGCGCGCGTTCCACGCGCGGGTGTTCACCAGCGCGAACCTGATCATCGGTGTGTCGGGCGACTTCGAGGAGAGCGCGATGACGCAGCGCCTGGAGAAGGCGCTGGGCGCGATGCGCCGGGGCTCGCCCAACCCCGAGCCGACGGCGCCTGCGCCGGCGGTGGCGCCGGGCGTGTTCTTCGTGGAGAAGGACATCCCCCAGGGGCGCGTGCTCATCGGGCAGCGCGGCATCCATCGCGACCACCCGGACGCGATCGCGATGTCGGTGCTGAACGACGTGCTGGGCGGGGGCGGGTTCACCTCGCGCCTGACGAAGCGCATCCGCTCGGACGAGGGGCTGGCGTACAGCGCGGGCTCGAGTCTGGTGACGCCGGTGCACTACCCCGGCGAGTGGCGCGCCGGCTTCCAGAGCAAGAACCAGACGGTGGCGTTCGCGTCGAAGATCGTGTTCGACGAGATGGAGCGCATCCGGAATGAGCGTGTGAGCGAGGAGGAGCTGAACACCTCGAAGAACCAGTTCATCGAGACCTTCCCTCGCCGGTTCGAGAGCCGGCAGGCGATCGTGAACACCTTCATCGACGACGAGCGGACGGGGCGCCCGCGCGACTACTGGGCGACCTATCGCGACAAGGTTCGCGCCGTGACGGCCGACGAGCTGCTGCGCGTGGCGCAGCGCCACCTGGACCCGACGAAGGTCGCGGTGCTGGTCGTGGGCAAGTGGGACGAGATCAAGGCGGGCGACCTGGAAGGGCGCGCGACGATGAACGAGTTCTTCGACGGGCGCACCACGCAGATCCCGCTGCGCGACCCCGAGACCCTGAGGTAA
- a CDS encoding HlyC/CorC family transporter, with amino-acid sequence MLTALVIVTAISLVGSFLCSLCEAALYSVSDSAVAGMLQQKVRGARILAKLRVRIDRAIAAILAVNTIANTVGASVAGFLVGKLYGSTALGVFSAAFTLSILFVAEIIPKSIGVARATSIAPRVAWIIELMILITYPLVILCERLTTIINRGAKKEGPTEHEILSLTRMAVRLGSLEPHEAALVSNALELDEYEVREIMTPRSVTFVLPDELKLKNVDQHAQHWIHSRLPVVRDDNPNEIVGVVHRRDVFDLLVSEREGEKKIRDVMRPVRFIGASAGADEALREFLAGRQHMFVVVDEYGTWVGIVTLEDVLETLLGSEIIGEHDPVADMQDLALQKAAEQGIEVDDPDDDDESEETEDWSDPARWAETLERRDEREERQERQDEAEIERRKRAAADRRAQDDAPPPEVDVPQREDRDPAEERR; translated from the coding sequence GTGCTGACCGCGCTCGTCATCGTCACGGCAATCAGTCTCGTCGGCTCGTTCCTCTGCTCCCTCTGCGAGGCCGCGCTCTACTCCGTCTCCGACTCCGCCGTCGCAGGGATGCTGCAGCAGAAGGTCCGCGGCGCGCGCATCCTCGCCAAACTCCGCGTACGCATCGACCGCGCCATCGCCGCCATCCTCGCCGTCAACACCATCGCCAACACCGTCGGCGCCTCCGTCGCCGGCTTCCTCGTCGGCAAGCTCTACGGCAGCACCGCGCTGGGCGTCTTCTCCGCCGCCTTCACCCTCTCCATCCTCTTCGTCGCAGAGATCATCCCCAAGAGCATCGGCGTCGCGCGAGCCACCTCCATCGCCCCGCGCGTCGCCTGGATCATCGAACTGATGATCCTCATCACCTACCCCCTCGTCATCCTCTGCGAACGCCTCACCACCATCATCAACCGCGGCGCCAAGAAAGAGGGCCCCACCGAGCACGAGATCCTCTCCCTCACCCGCATGGCCGTCCGCCTCGGCTCCCTCGAGCCCCACGAGGCCGCCCTCGTCTCCAACGCCCTCGAACTCGACGAGTACGAGGTCCGCGAGATCATGACGCCGCGCTCGGTCACCTTCGTCCTCCCCGACGAACTCAAGCTTAAGAACGTCGACCAGCACGCCCAGCACTGGATCCACTCCCGACTCCCCGTCGTCCGCGACGACAACCCCAACGAGATCGTCGGCGTCGTCCACCGGCGCGACGTCTTCGACCTCCTCGTCTCCGAGCGCGAGGGCGAGAAGAAAATCCGCGACGTCATGCGCCCCGTCCGCTTCATCGGCGCCTCCGCCGGCGCCGACGAGGCGCTCCGCGAGTTCCTCGCCGGGCGACAGCACATGTTCGTCGTCGTCGACGAGTACGGCACATGGGTCGGCATCGTCACCCTCGAAGACGTCCTCGAAACCCTCCTGGGCAGCGAGATCATCGGCGAGCACGACCCCGTCGCCGACATGCAGGACCTCGCCCTGCAGAAGGCCGCCGAGCAGGGCATCGAGGTCGACGACCCCGACGACGACGACGAGTCCGAAGAAACCGAGGACTGGTCCGACCCGGCCCGCTGGGCCGAGACCCTCGAGCGACGCGACGAGCGCGAAGAGCGCCAGGAACGCCAGGACGAGGCCGAGATCGAGCGCCGCAAACGCGCCGCCGCCGACCGACGCGCCCAGGACGACGCCCCGCCGCCCGAGGTCGATGTCCCCCAGCGCGAAGACCGCGACCCGGCCGAAGAACGGCGCTGA